In the genome of Lysobacter sp. 5GHs7-4, the window ATGCGGGCCAACCGGCCGAACTGGCCGCGCGCCTCGCCGCGCGCTGGTCCTGAGGAAGTCAACGACATGTCCGAGCAGAACACCCCCGTCGCCAGCGACATCCGAGGCGTGCTGATCCAGGTTTCCGGCGCGCGCCTGTTGCTGCCCAACGCCACCATCGCCGAGGTGCTGTCGTACGCGCCGCCGGAGCCGATCGCCGACGCCCCGCACTGGCTGCTGGGCCGTCTGCGCTGGCGCGGTTGGCAGTTGCCGCTGATCGCGTTCGCCGAAATGGCCGGGTTCGCGATGGAAAACGCCCAGCTCGGCAGCAAGGTGGTGGTGCTGAAGGCGCTGAGCGGCGATCCGCGCGCGCCGTACTTCGCGATGCTGACCCAGGGCTTCCCGCGCCTGGTCACGGTGTCGCAGGACGGTTTGCTGCTGGACGCGAACCAGGAAGGCATACCGCAGGGCGTGCACGCGCGCGTGGTCCTCAACGAGGACGTGGCGTTCGTGCCCGACCTGGAAGCCGTCGAAGCCCTGATCGGCGGCGCGCTCGCGCAGGCCGCCTGAGCCCAGCCTCGCGCGCGGCGTGGGCGTCACCGCGACCGCCGCCGCACCGCGTTACGCCTCGGTCGACGCGCTACGCGGCCTGACCGTCGCGGCGATGCTGCTGGTCAACAATCCCGGCGACTGGGGCCACGTCTACGCGCCCCTGCTGCACGCGCACTGGCACGGCTGCACGCCGACCGACCTGATCTTTCCGATGTTCCTGTTCATCGTCGGCGTATCGATCGCGCTGGCGCTGAATCCGCGCGTGCAACGCGGCGATGCGCGGCCCGCGCTGGCCCGTGGCGTGCTCGCGCGCGCCGCGCGCATCGTCGGCCTGGGCCTGCTGCTGCACCTGTGCGCGTGGTGGGCGTTCGATCTGGCCCATTACCGCGTCATGGGCGTGCTGCAGCGCATCGGCCTGTGTTTCGGCGCGGCCGGCTTGTGCGCGCTCTGGCTGCCGTCGCGCGCGCAATGGGGCGTGCTGATCGCGCTGATTGCTGGCTACGCCGTGCTGCTGGCCGGCGGCGGCAGCTACGAGCCTTACCTCAATCTCGCCAGCCGTTTCGACAGCCGGGTGCTGGGCGTCCACGTTTACGAACTGCAGGCGGGCAGCGGACGCGGCCACGATCCCGAGGGCTTGCTCAGCACGCTGGGCGCACTGGCGACCACGCTGCTGGGCCTGCGCGCGGGCGACTGGCTGCGCGCGGGCCGCATGCGCGCGCTGTGGATCGCCGGCGCTGCCTGCATGGCGCTGGGTTTTGCCGCGTCGTACGCGCAGCCGTTCAACAAGAACCTGTGGACGCCCGCCTACGTGCTGTGGACCGGCGGCATCGCCTGCTGGGTGCTGGCCGCGTTCCATGTCGCGATCGACCGCCGCGGCTGGCCGGCGCTGGGCCGCGCGTTCGGCGTCAATGCGATCGCGGCCTATGCCGGCTCGGCGTTCCTGCTGTACGCGCTGGTCGCGGCCGGTGGGCTGGAACCCTTGTACCGGCATGCGTTCGCAGATTGGATGACGCCGCGCTTCGGGCCGACCCTGCCGTCGCTGGCGTATGCCTTGGCCTTCGTCGCCTTGTGGTGGGCGGTGGTGCGGCTGCTGGACGCGCAGCGGATCTATTTCAAGATTTAGCCGCCGGGGGCGCGGCATGATGCAGTGAGCCGAGGGCGAACCGCATCGTCACCGCACGCCTAAGCCAAATCCCCGAACCGCGCCTGCAACGCCGCGATCGCCGCCAAGCCCGCGGTCTCGGTGCGCAGGATGCGCGGCCCCAGTCGCAGGCCGTTGAAGCCGGCCGCGCGCAACTGCTCGCGGTCCAAGGGCGACCAGCCGCCCTCCGGGCCGATGGCCAGATGGACCGGCGCGTCCGCCGGCACGCTCAAGGTCGAGAACGCGAGCTCGCCCTCCGGGTCCAGGATCAGCCGCAGCCCGCCGTCCGGCAACGCCGCCAACGCCGCGCTCAGCGACACCGGCGCAGCCACCTGCGGCACGCGCGCGCGGCCGCTCTGCTCGCAGGCCGAAGCGACCACGCTGCGCCAGTGCGCCAGCCGCTTCTCGGCGCGCGCCTCGTCCAGCTTGACCTCGCTACGCTGCGACCACAGCGGTCGCAGCTCGGCCACGCCCAACTCGGTCGCCTTCTGCAGGATCAGGTCCATCTTCTCGCCGCGCGCGATGCCCTGCAGCAGCACCAGGCGCAGCGGCGATTCGCGATCCACCGCCTGGGCCGCATCGATGGCCACGCGCAGTTCGCGCTTGCCCAGCGCGACGATGCGCGCCGGATAGTCGTGGCCGTCGCCGTTGAACAACACGCAGGCGTCGCCAACGCCCAGCCGCAGCACCCGCGCCAGATGCGTGGCCGGGCCTTCCGGCAAGGCGATCTCGCTGCCGGCGCGCAGCGGCTGGTCGATATGCACGCGGGTCAGTCTCATGCGCCGGCCTCCGCGACCGCGTGATCGATGGCTTCGCGCGTGGTGCGCGCGAGCAGTTCCAGCGCCTCGTCGTCGACGCAGTAGGGCGGCATCCAGTACAGCACGTCGCCCAGCGGGCGCAACAGCACGCCACGTTCCAGCGCCGCGCGGTACGCGCGCAGGCCGATCCGCGCCGAGGCTTCGAACGGCGTGCGCTTGTCGCCGCCACGGGTGAGCTCGAAGGCGACGATCATGCCGGCCTGGCGCACGTCGGCGACCTGCGCGTGCGCGGCCAGCGGCGCGGCCAGTTCGGCCATGCGCGCGGCGGTGGTGCGGTTGCGTTCGAGGATGCCGTCGCTGGCGAAGATGCCCTGCGCGGCCAGCGCCGCGGCGCAGGCCAGCGGGTTGCCGGTGTAGCTGTGCGAGTGCAGGAACGCGCGTTCGCGCGAATCGTCGAGGAAGCCGTCGTAGATGGCCTGGGTGCACAGCACCGCCGCCAGCGGCAGCGAGCCGCCGGTCAGGCCCTTGGACAGGCACAGCAGGTCGGGGGCGACGCCGGCCTGCTCGGAGGCGAACATCGTGCCGGTGCGGCCGAAGCCCACCGCGATCTCGTCGGCGATCAGGAACACGCCGAACTCGTCGCACAGCGCGCGCACGTGGCGCAGATAGGAGGCATCGTGTATGCGCATGCCGCCGGCGCACTGCACGCGCGGCTCCAGGATCAGCGCGCAGACCTCGCCAGCGTGGCGCTCCAGCAGCGCGCGCAACCCGTCGGCCGCGTGCTGCGCGCGTTGCGCCGGGGTTTCGCCGGGCTCGCACAGGTAGGCGTCGGGCGAAGGCGCGAACAAGGCCTCGGCCAGCAGCGGCGCATACACGCGTCGGTACAGCGGAATATCGCCGACCGCGAGCGCGCCCAAGGTTTCGCCGTGATAGCCGTTGTCCAGCGCGATGAACTTGGTGCGGCCGTTCTCGCCGCGGTTGCGGAACCAGTGGAAGGCCATCTTCAGCGCCACCTCGACGCCGGCCGAACCGTTGTCGGCGTAGAACACCTTGGCCAGCGGCGCCCGCCCGGGTTCGCGCGGCGCGATCCGCAGCAACTGCTCGGCCAGCTCCACCGCCGGCGCGTGCGAGCAACCGGCCAGGATCACGTGCTCCAGCGTGCCTGCCTGGGCCGCGATCGCCTGGGCGATGCGCGGCTCGGCGTGGCCGAACAGATTGGTCCACCAACTGGAGATGGCGTCCAGGTAGCGGCGCCCGTCGCGGCCGATCAGCCACGGCCCCTGGCCGCTGGCGATGGGCAGCAAGGGCAGGGTGTCGGGGTGTTCGCGCATCTGGGTGCACGGGTGCCAGAGCACGGCGAGGTCGCGTTTGCGCCAGGCGTCGGCCTCGGAAGCGCCGCCCTCTGCTAGCATCGCGGCATGCTGATTCGTATCTTGCATCGGGACATTATGGGAGTTCCGGGCCCGTCCATCCATGGACGCAGTCTGGCGTCTTCCGCGTCACCCACGCGCATCGCCGGAGCGGCGAGGTGAGCCGGCGTTTGCCCGTGATCCACGAGGTCACCGAGCACGAGGCCGGCCCCTACAAGCTGGAGCGACTGGATCTGGAGTTCTCCAACGGCGAGCGCCGCCGCTACGAGCGCCTGCTCGGGCGCGGTCACGGCGCGGTCGTGGTGGTGCCGATGATCGATGCCGAGACCGTGCTGCTGGTGCGCGAGTACGCCGCCGGCGTGCACCGCTACGAGCTGGGCCTGGTCAAGGGCCGGATCGACGAAGGCGAAACCGCGATCGAGGCCGCCGACCGCGAGCTCAAGGAAGAGGCCGGCTATGGCGCTCGCTCGCTGACCCTGCTGCGTTCGCTGTCGCTGGCGCCGACCTACATGAGCCACCAGACCCAGTTGGTGGTCGCGCGCGATCTCTATCCCGAGCGCCTGCCCGGCGATGAGCCGGAAGAGCTCGAAGTGGTGCCGTGGAAGCTCGAGCGCCTGCACGAGTTGATCCTCAGCGAAGATTTTTCCGAAGGCCGCAGCATCGCGGCGCTGTTCATCGCCCGCGAATGGTTGCGCACCCAGACATGACGATCAGCGATACCGACACCGCCCCCGATTACGTCGACGAGGCCCTGGTCGAAGGCGCCATCGCGATCGCGCGCGCCGCCGCCGCCGCGATCCTGACGATCTACGAGCAGGACTTCGACGTCGAGCACAAGGCCGACGCCTCGCCGCTGACCGCCGCCGATCTGGCCGCGCACCACTGCATCGTCGACGGCCTGGCGCGGCTCACGCCCGACATCCCGGTGCTGTCGGAGGAATCCGCGCACGAAGTCTCGTTCGAACAGCGCCGCCAATGGCGCCGCCTGTGGCTGGTCGATCCGCTCGACGGCACTCGCGAGTTCGTCAAGCGCAACGGCGAGTTCACCGTCAACCTGGCCCTGATCGACGACGGCGTGCCGGTGTTCGGCGTGGTCCAGGCGCCGGTCGGCGGCGCGTTGTGGTACGGCGTGCGCGGCGGCCGCGCCTGCCGTCGCGACGGCGAGTCCGAACGGCCGCTGCGCGTGCGCGTCCCCGCGACCGCGCCGCTGCGCGTGGCCGCCAGCCGCTCGCACCGCGACGCGCGCACCGAGGCGTTCCTGACGCGCCTGTCCGACTTGTTCGACGGGCAGGTCGAGCCGATCGGGTTGGGCTCCTCGCTGAAGTTCTGCCGCATCGCCGAGGGCGGCATGGACCTGTATCCGCGTTTCGGCCCGACCAGCGAATGGGACACCGCCGCCGCCCAGTGCGTGCTCGAAGCCGCGGGCGGCCAGGTGCTGGATCAGCAGGGCCGGCCGTTCCGCTACAACCAGCGCGCGCGCATCCTCAACGGCGACTTCATCGCCGTGGGCGATCCGGCGTTGCCGTGGCGGGAGTGTCTGGATGGCTGACGGCGCCGAATTGCCGGACGGCATCGCCGGACTGGTCGCGATCATGGCGCGTCTGCGCGCCCCGGTCGGCGGCTGCCCCTGGGATGTCGAGCAGACCTTCGCCAGCATCGCCCCGTACACGGTCGAGGAGGCCTACGAGGTCGCCGATGCCATCGATCGCAACGATCTGCCGGCGCTGAAGGACGAACTCGGCGATCTGCTGTTGCAGGTCGTGTTCCACGCGCGCATGGCCGAAGAGCAAGGCGCGTTCGCGTTCGACGACGTGGTCGCCGCGATCAGCGACAAGATGGTGCGCCGCCATCCGCACGTGTTCGCCGGCGCCAGCGTCGAGGACGCCGACGCCCAGACCGTGGCCTGGGAAGAACAGAAGCGCCGCGAGCGCGAGGCGGCCGGCGAGGCCGATACCTCCGCGCTCGCGGGCATCGCGCGCGGCCTGCCGGAATGGCAGCGCGCGGTGAAACTGCAGAAGCGCGCCGCCTCGGTCGGCTTCGACTGGCCCGACGTGGCGCCGGTGATCGCCAAGCTGCACGAGGAAATCGAAGAGGTGCGCGCCGAGTTCGACGCCGTCGCGGCCGCGCCCGACGATGCGGCCGCGCGCGAGCGCCTGGAAGACGAAATCGGCGACCTGCTGTTCGTGGCCGCGAACCTGGCCCGGCACGGCAAGGTCGACGTGGGCGCCGCATTGCGCCGTGCGAATCTGAAGTTCGAACGCCGGTTCCGCGCGATGGAACGGCTGGCGCAGGCGGACGGCACCCCGCTCTCCGGCCAATCGCTGGAGGCGCAGGATGGTTATTGGAATCGGGCCAAGGCCGAGGAGGGCTGACGTGCGAGCACGGATCTTGCTGGGAGCGATACTGACGGCGGCGATGGCCTGGCCGCTGACCGCATCGGCGGACGACGACCCGAACACCGACTATCTGTTCCGGCTGGGGTTCGCCGAGGACTGCAAGCGGCTGTTGCCGGCGCTATCGAAGCAGCTCGACAGCGCCGTCGCGGCCTGGCAATCGCGGATGCCGGCCGCCCAGCTGGCCGCGCTGCGCGCGTATGCGGACAGCAAGCCGGGCAAAAGGATGGCGGACGGGATCGGCGCCGCGATCGCCTCGACCAGCGGCGAGGACAAGCTGCTGGCCTCGTACGAATGCCCCACGCGGATCAACGACTGGGGTCGGCCGGTCTATCCGGCGCCGTCCAAGTCGCAGATCGATGCCCAGAACAGCCAGCGCGTCGTCGCGACGACCGCGCCGCTGGTACTGGGGCGGCTGGATTGCTCGGTGCTGGACGGCATCGAAGCCGAGCCGAAAGCGGCCCCGGCCACGGCAAACGCCGAAGAGCCGATGCCCGCCGAAACCTGGCGCTTCTCCGCCTGTGGGCGGAGCCACGAGGTAGGCATCGACCGGCGCGGGGACCGATATGGCCTCGCGGCGAAGGACCGGTTCGAACTGGCGGGGCTGCAGGAGGCGCCGTGAGGAGCTTTACGAGCTTGCGCGGGTGCTGTCCCATCTCAACGAACGCGCCAAGTGGGCGATCCTCGCGGATGGCAGCGCCATGCCTCGGGATTGCCCGCTGCAGCACCAGCGGATCGAGGGCGACCGCGCCTACTGCCTGATCGGCACCGCCCTGGGCGAGTTGGTTAAGATCAAGCTGCGCACCGTGTTCAATGGCCGTGGGTTGTGAGCCGGTGGTGGTAGTCAATACTCGGCAGGATGAGGAGGCGAGCATGGCCAACCGATTCGCAAGCTTCAGCGAGTTCTACCCGTTCTACCTTAGCGAACACAGCAACCGCACCAGCCGGCGCCTGCACTTCATCGGCAGCTGCGGCGTACTGGTGCTGCTGGCCCTGGCCATCGTCCAAGGCCGGCCCTGGCTGCTGCTGGCGGCGCTGCTGTGCGGCTACGGCTTCGCCTGGATCGGGCACTTCTTCTTCGAGAAGAACCGCCCGGCGACCTTCAAGCACCCGCTGTATTCCTTCGTCGGCGACTGGGTGATGTTCAAGGACATCCTGACCGGCAAGATCCGGTTCTGAGCGGCCGATCGAGTGGATTCGGTTCGAGATAAGAAGCCGAGTGCACGACCGCTTCGATTCGCGTAACGCGTGCTTTCACGACTACGGCCCGCTCCCTCCTGCGCAGGCCGCCATCGCGCATCAGACCGAGCGTGGCCCCGGCGATGGGCCGTCCTGATGCGGGTTCTGCGCCGCAGCTGAGGTTTGCCGCGTCTGGCTGCGGTTGAGTTCGGCCACCTGCTCGCTGCTTTCCGGCAGCGTGCGTTGCAGCGCTTGCCCGACATCGCCCACGGCTTTTCTGGCCCAGGGCGCGGAGGGGTCTTGGCTGTCGGCCATGTAGACGCGGCTGCCGTCAGCGCTGAACTGCGCGTATCCGATGTGCTCCAGTCCGCGTTGGCGGGCATCCACTGTCAGGCCGCCGGAGAGTTGCGCGCTGAGTCGATCCGAGGGTCGTCCCAGCTCCGCGTCGCGCTCGTTCACGGTAGCCAGCAGCTTGGCGTACATGCCGTGATTGGGATGGCGCGGGTCGTCCAGTGACAGCGCGCCGCTGGTGGGCGTATGACGGGCGTCGCCAGTCTCGTGCGCAGGTCGCGACACCGGCTCGTTCTGTTGACGATGACGCTCTATCGCTAGCTCGATAGCCTGCAACGTGGCCGGATCGGCCCGACCGGTGACCGCCAGATCGTTCTGCTCCTGAAATCGCCGCACCGCTTGTTCGGTAGGTCCACCGAAGCGGTCGTTGACGACCAGTGCGCGGTTGCGGTCGTCGCGGATATCGAGCGTGCGCAGGTTCTCCTGCAGCTCACCGACCTCCGGGCCGGTTTCCAGGCGGCGCAGGGCGCCATCCTCCATCGCAGGTCGGCCTTCCGCGGGCAGCACGCCGGCGCCGGCCTGGACCCGGCCCGCATCCAGTTCGGCAATGAACTCCGGAGTGAGCAGGGCATGCCAGGCGTCGTAGCGGTTGAGGCGATCGGCCAAGCCGTTCTCGCCGTTGTTGATGGCGAGGGTGGCGCCGGAGACGTCGTCGCGCTGAGCCTGCGGTACGCGCTGCTCCCAATACCACAGCGCGATACGCTGGGCGTTACCGCGATCGGCCGCGAGGTCGGGATTGTCGACCAGATCCAGATCCAGCGCCCGGCCCGCGTCGCGATAATTGCTTTCGCCCGTGAGCTGGGTGTAGCCGCGTCCGCGATAAAGATAGCCGTCGCCGGCATCGTCGTTGCCCATGCGGCCGCCGTACATGAGCCGCGCAAGTTCCTCCGGCCGGCCCGCCAGGGCTTGACGTCGTGCGGCTTCCAGGGCGGCGTCGCCTTCGCGGTGGGCGGAGTCGACGGGAATCTGCTGGATTCCCTGGGTGTAGCGGAAGCCTTCTTCCATACGGGTGAAGCCGCCGGATTCGTGTCCCAGTTGGGCCATGAAGTTGGCCATTTCCTCGCGGGTGGTGATGCCCGCGGCGCGCGCTGCCCGCAGCATTTCGATTTCGTTCTCGGTAGGCATGAAGTACGTCCTTGTTTGGAGTCCGTCGGCTACGGTAGTGCGTCGGCCGGGAATTGCGCGGGATCGAAAGCGCCCAAGGCCACGTCGCCGAAGTCGGCCGGGCCCTGTTGGCGCTGCGCGTTCTTGCCGTCGTCACGATCGAAGCCGCGCGAGACGATGCCGGCCAAGTGCCAGGCATCGTCCTGGGCGCGATAAACGAATCGGTATTCGCTGGACCACAGTTCGCGCGAGCCGCCTTCGAAGCGCAGAGTGAACTCGCCTTTGCCCGTGCGCATGGCCTGCAACGGATCGCCGCTCATGCCGCCGCAGTTACGGCACAGGATGGCCTTGGGGCTGTTCACCGCCAGCCGAAAAGTACCGCCGGCATCGCGCCGTAACAGCAGCAGCGCGCGCGGCGCCGTGGCGACCGCGCTGTCGCCGGTCGGCTCGATCACCAGCAGCGCATCCTCGTCGCCATCCCCGTCCAGATCGCCGCGTGCGCTGGCGCGCAAGGCGGTACCGGCCGGAACGTGGACGGCCAGGTCGTCGGCTTGGGCCGCCGCAGGCGCCGGGCCGGCGGCGGCCGCCGCGGCGGACCGGTGATCGGTGGCCGCGCTTTGCGATGCGCAGCCGGCCGTCAGCCACAGCGTCGCCGCGAACGCGGCGCACCGCGATGCGTTGGACAGGCTGCGCGTGTTGCGAGGGTGGAAGGAAGAGCGTCGTGCCATGGCAATCCTTTGCGATGCCTGAGTGGTTCGTTCGCGGGCGCGATAAGGCGTCGATCGCGAGCGGATAACCCGACTCTATCGGACCGGATCGGGCGTATGTCTTCACACAACGTGGACCTGCACGCGAACGGTGCCAGTGGACGTTTTAGATGTGCTCTATGGGTGTTATTCGTGAGTAGAAGTGAGCTGACAATGAGGCAGAGGCTTTACAGGGCGAGCTTTGTAAGGCTCAGCGCGCCGCTTTGCCGCCCGTCCGATCAATCCAAAAAAATCAGCCAGGCCGCCACCACGATCAGCCCGAATCCCGCCCAATGGTTCCACTTCAGCGGTTGCTCCAGGTACCAGGCCGAGAAGCCGGCGAACACCAGCAAGGTGATGACCTCCTGCAGGCCCTTGAGCTGCGGCGCCGAGTAGACCGCGCTGCCGATGCGGTTGGCCGGGACCATCAGGCAGTATTCGAAGAAGGCGATGCCCCAGCTGATCAGGATCGCCGCGGTCAACGGCGCCGACTTGTACTTGAGGTGGCCGTACCAGGCGAAGGTCATGAACAGGTTGGAGCCCAGCAACAGCAGGATCGGGTAGAGGCGGTCGGTGAGCATGGGGGCGGTTCGCAGGGAGAGGCGGGCAGCTTAACGCCGGGCCTTCACGGGGCGTCCACCCCGGCCCCGGCAGTCTTCACAAAACTGAAGGAAATGGAGAGCTGCATGCAGGGCACTAGAGACGGGGGCTTGGTCCTGATCGTTGAGGACAACCGCAACATCTCCGAGATGGTGGGCGAATACCTGGAAGGGCGTGGCTTCGAAGTCGACTACGCCGCCGACGGCCTGGACGGTTACCGTCTGGCGGCCGAGAACAGTTACGACGTGGTGGTGCTGGACCTGATGCTGCCGCGCCTGGACGGCATCGAGGTGTGCAAGCGCCTGCGCGAGGAAGCGCGCAAGTCGACGCCGGTGCTGATGCTGACCGCGCGCGACACCCTGGACGAGAAGCTCACCGGCCTCAGCGCCGGCGCCGACGACTACCTGACCAAGCCCTTCGCGATCCAGGAAC includes:
- a CDS encoding DMT family protein; translation: MRTAPMLTDRLYPILLLLGSNLFMTFAWYGHLKYKSAPLTAAILISWGIAFFEYCLMVPANRIGSAVYSAPQLKGLQEVITLLVFAGFSAWYLEQPLKWNHWAGFGLIVVAAWLIFLD
- the mazG gene encoding nucleoside triphosphate pyrophosphohydrolase — encoded protein: MADGAELPDGIAGLVAIMARLRAPVGGCPWDVEQTFASIAPYTVEEAYEVADAIDRNDLPALKDELGDLLLQVVFHARMAEEQGAFAFDDVVAAISDKMVRRHPHVFAGASVEDADAQTVAWEEQKRREREAAGEADTSALAGIARGLPEWQRAVKLQKRAASVGFDWPDVAPVIAKLHEEIEEVRAEFDAVAAAPDDAAARERLEDEIGDLLFVAANLARHGKVDVGAALRRANLKFERRFRAMERLAQADGTPLSGQSLEAQDGYWNRAKAEEG
- the cysQ gene encoding 3'(2'),5'-bisphosphate nucleotidase CysQ; translated protein: MTISDTDTAPDYVDEALVEGAIAIARAAAAAILTIYEQDFDVEHKADASPLTAADLAAHHCIVDGLARLTPDIPVLSEESAHEVSFEQRRQWRRLWLVDPLDGTREFVKRNGEFTVNLALIDDGVPVFGVVQAPVGGALWYGVRGGRACRRDGESERPLRVRVPATAPLRVAASRSHRDARTEAFLTRLSDLFDGQVEPIGLGSSLKFCRIAEGGMDLYPRFGPTSEWDTAAAQCVLEAAGGQVLDQQGRPFRYNQRARILNGDFIAVGDPALPWRECLDG
- the nudE gene encoding ADP compounds hydrolase NudE, which encodes MSRRLPVIHEVTEHEAGPYKLERLDLEFSNGERRRYERLLGRGHGAVVVVPMIDAETVLLVREYAAGVHRYELGLVKGRIDEGETAIEAADRELKEEAGYGARSLTLLRSLSLAPTYMSHQTQLVVARDLYPERLPGDEPEELEVVPWKLERLHELILSEDFSEGRSIAALFIAREWLRTQT
- the bioA gene encoding adenosylmethionine--8-amino-7-oxononanoate transaminase, whose product is MLAEGGASEADAWRKRDLAVLWHPCTQMREHPDTLPLLPIASGQGPWLIGRDGRRYLDAISSWWTNLFGHAEPRIAQAIAAQAGTLEHVILAGCSHAPAVELAEQLLRIAPREPGRAPLAKVFYADNGSAGVEVALKMAFHWFRNRGENGRTKFIALDNGYHGETLGALAVGDIPLYRRVYAPLLAEALFAPSPDAYLCEPGETPAQRAQHAADGLRALLERHAGEVCALILEPRVQCAGGMRIHDASYLRHVRALCDEFGVFLIADEIAVGFGRTGTMFASEQAGVAPDLLCLSKGLTGGSLPLAAVLCTQAIYDGFLDDSRERAFLHSHSYTGNPLACAAALAAQGIFASDGILERNRTTAARMAELAAPLAAHAQVADVRQAGMIVAFELTRGGDKRTPFEASARIGLRAYRAALERGVLLRPLGDVLYWMPPYCVDDEALELLARTTREAIDHAVAEAGA
- a CDS encoding 16S rRNA (uracil(1498)-N(3))-methyltransferase, which translates into the protein MRLTRVHIDQPLRAGSEIALPEGPATHLARVLRLGVGDACVLFNGDGHDYPARIVALGKRELRVAIDAAQAVDRESPLRLVLLQGIARGEKMDLILQKATELGVAELRPLWSQRSEVKLDEARAEKRLAHWRSVVASACEQSGRARVPQVAAPVSLSAALAALPDGGLRLILDPEGELAFSTLSVPADAPVHLAIGPEGGWSPLDREQLRAAGFNGLRLGPRILRTETAGLAAIAALQARFGDLA
- a CDS encoding chemotaxis protein CheW, whose translation is MSEQNTPVASDIRGVLIQVSGARLLLPNATIAEVLSYAPPEPIADAPHWLLGRLRWRGWQLPLIAFAEMAGFAMENAQLGSKVVVLKALSGDPRAPYFAMLTQGFPRLVTVSQDGLLLDANQEGIPQGVHARVVLNEDVAFVPDLEAVEALIGGALAQAA
- a CDS encoding XVIPCD domain-containing protein, whose product is MPTENEIEMLRAARAAGITTREEMANFMAQLGHESGGFTRMEEGFRYTQGIQQIPVDSAHREGDAALEAARRQALAGRPEELARLMYGGRMGNDDAGDGYLYRGRGYTQLTGESNYRDAGRALDLDLVDNPDLAADRGNAQRIALWYWEQRVPQAQRDDVSGATLAINNGENGLADRLNRYDAWHALLTPEFIAELDAGRVQAGAGVLPAEGRPAMEDGALRRLETGPEVGELQENLRTLDIRDDRNRALVVNDRFGGPTEQAVRRFQEQNDLAVTGRADPATLQAIELAIERHRQQNEPVSRPAHETGDARHTPTSGALSLDDPRHPNHGMYAKLLATVNERDAELGRPSDRLSAQLSGGLTVDARQRGLEHIGYAQFSADGSRVYMADSQDPSAPWARKAVGDVGQALQRTLPESSEQVAELNRSQTRQTSAAAQNPHQDGPSPGPRSV
- a CDS encoding heparan-alpha-glucosaminide N-acetyltransferase domain-containing protein → MLLVNNPGDWGHVYAPLLHAHWHGCTPTDLIFPMFLFIVGVSIALALNPRVQRGDARPALARGVLARAARIVGLGLLLHLCAWWAFDLAHYRVMGVLQRIGLCFGAAGLCALWLPSRAQWGVLIALIAGYAVLLAGGGSYEPYLNLASRFDSRVLGVHVYELQAGSGRGHDPEGLLSTLGALATTLLGLRAGDWLRAGRMRALWIAGAACMALGFAASYAQPFNKNLWTPAYVLWTGGIACWVLAAFHVAIDRRGWPALGRAFGVNAIAAYAGSAFLLYALVAAGGLEPLYRHAFADWMTPRFGPTLPSLAYALAFVALWWAVVRLLDAQRIYFKI
- a CDS encoding DUF962 domain-containing protein, with protein sequence MANRFASFSEFYPFYLSEHSNRTSRRLHFIGSCGVLVLLALAIVQGRPWLLLAALLCGYGFAWIGHFFFEKNRPATFKHPLYSFVGDWVMFKDILTGKIRF